The Sulfurimonas lithotrophica genome includes a region encoding these proteins:
- a CDS encoding glutamate-5-semialdehyde dehydrogenase, whose protein sequence is MEKFLAKAKSSSRVLNALSGSDKNRILKEMADALRSNTMNLIEANALDMADGEKNNLSSALMDRLLLDEARIEGMAVAVEEIAALKDPVGRILDGWVTEDGLNMQKVSIPIGVIGIIYESRPNVTSDTAALCFKSSNVCILKGGKEAQNSNKAIADVLQAVLERNNLPKEMISLIPDASREGVDKLIKMDKYVDLIIPRGGEGLIKHVSANATVSVVKHDKGQCHTYIDRDAKLDNAIAIAINAKCQRPGVCNAMETLLVDSAIAKDALPKIKSAFDEYHTELKGCVETQAIIDVENATEEDFDTEYLANILNIKVVDGVEGAIEHIVRFTSGHSEAIITENITSAELFLNSIDAAALYVNASTRFTDGGAFGFGAEVGISTNKLHARGPMGIEGLTTYKFKIYGSGQTRG, encoded by the coding sequence ATGGAAAAGTTTCTAGCAAAAGCAAAAAGTTCAAGCAGAGTTTTAAATGCACTAAGCGGCAGTGATAAAAATAGAATCCTAAAAGAGATGGCAGATGCTCTTAGAAGCAATACCATGAATCTAATTGAAGCAAATGCACTTGATATGGCTGATGGAGAGAAAAATAACTTATCATCTGCTTTAATGGATAGACTTCTTTTGGATGAAGCACGTATTGAAGGGATGGCTGTAGCAGTAGAAGAGATAGCCGCACTTAAAGACCCGGTAGGACGCATACTTGACGGTTGGGTGACAGAAGATGGATTAAATATGCAAAAAGTATCTATACCTATCGGAGTAATAGGTATTATCTATGAGTCTCGACCAAACGTTACAAGTGATACCGCAGCTCTATGTTTTAAGAGTTCAAACGTATGTATATTAAAAGGCGGTAAAGAGGCTCAAAACTCTAACAAAGCTATTGCAGATGTTCTCCAAGCTGTTTTAGAGAGAAATAATTTACCAAAAGAGATGATATCTTTAATTCCGGATGCATCTCGTGAGGGTGTTGATAAACTTATAAAGATGGATAAATATGTTGATTTAATCATTCCTCGCGGTGGGGAAGGTCTTATTAAACATGTAAGTGCAAACGCTACGGTAAGTGTAGTTAAACACGATAAGGGACAGTGCCATACATATATAGATAGAGATGCAAAACTTGATAATGCAATAGCTATAGCTATAAATGCCAAGTGTCAAAGACCGGGTGTATGTAATGCTATGGAGACTTTGCTTGTTGACAGTGCTATAGCAAAAGATGCCCTTCCTAAAATAAAAAGTGCATTTGATGAATACCATACAGAGTTAAAAGGTTGTGTAGAAACTCAGGCTATCATCGATGTTGAAAATGCAACGGAAGAGGATTTTGATACCGAATACTTGGCTAATATTTTAAATATAAAAGTAGTTGACGGGGTAGAAGGTGCGATAGAACATATTGTGCGTTTTACATCTGGACACTCAGAAGCTATTATAACTGAAAACATTACATCGGCTGAGTTGTTTTTAAACTCTATAGATGCAGCGGCACTTTATGTAAATGCTTCAACAAGATTTACCGACGGCGGTGCTTTTGGTTTTGGTGCAGAGGTTGGAATATCTACAAACAAACTTCATGCCCGTGGACCTATGGGAATTGAAGGATTAACTACCTATAAATTCAAAATATACGGAAGCGGTCAGACAAGAGGCTAA
- a CDS encoding cell division ATP-binding protein FtsE yields the protein MDKVILAKDVSLSYDSSQTIIKQANFSIESGSFVFVTGASGSGKSTLLKSLYGAIKPKHGSLIVGGVELSTVSKSKLNFLRRHLGIVFQDYKLVKEWTIEKNITMPLLINGYEKEVTLNQTESLLKHVRLKHQAGKYPLELSGGEQQRVAMARALSHNPILILADEPTGNLDEYSSQLIWNLLEGANTQLKTTVVVVTHHIPSTLNVDYKHYHIEYGEIIEIS from the coding sequence ATGGATAAAGTGATTCTTGCTAAAGATGTTTCACTAAGTTATGATTCAAGTCAGACAATTATTAAACAAGCAAACTTTAGCATTGAGTCTGGAAGTTTTGTTTTTGTAACAGGTGCCAGCGGTAGCGGTAAATCAACGCTTCTAAAATCTCTGTACGGTGCGATAAAACCAAAACACGGTTCTTTAATCGTAGGCGGAGTTGAATTAAGCACTGTCTCTAAAAGTAAACTCAATTTTTTAAGACGTCATCTTGGGATAGTTTTTCAAGATTATAAACTTGTAAAAGAGTGGACTATAGAGAAAAATATCACCATGCCTCTACTGATAAACGGTTATGAAAAAGAGGTGACTTTAAATCAAACGGAATCGCTTTTAAAACATGTGCGTCTAAAGCATCAGGCGGGAAAGTACCCGCTTGAACTAAGCGGGGGTGAGCAACAGCGTGTAGCGATGGCAAGAGCTTTGTCCCATAACCCGATACTGATACTTGCCGATGAGCCAACAGGTAACCTTGACGAATATTCATCTCAACTTATTTGGAATCTTTTAGAGGGTGCAAATACTCAACTTAAAACTACTGTAGTTGTCGTTACCCACCATATACCTTCAACTTTAAACGTTGACTATAAACACTATCATATAGAATATGGAGAGATTATTGAAATCAGTTAA
- a CDS encoding pyrroline-5-carboxylate reductase produces MNKLVTFIGNGNMALSIAKGLKNNYDIEVVGRNIEKLNKFEEELGVKVQKHLMDNFDISNKTIIFCVKPANVECVSERLEGKARVVFSVLAGTTIKKLRDNLNPEGVVRCMPNLAASVGESMTTLTGDEEYKKEAQELLGAIGPTRWLASEKELDIATALAGSGPAYLALIAEALADGAVKQGLKRDDAMAIMRGLFGGFGKLIQEIHPALLKDGVMSPGGTTAAGYGALEDGNVRSACIDAINKAYKKAVELS; encoded by the coding sequence ATGAATAAACTTGTAACATTTATCGGTAACGGAAATATGGCTCTTAGTATTGCCAAAGGTTTAAAAAACAACTATGATATAGAAGTAGTAGGAAGAAATATAGAAAAACTAAATAAATTTGAAGAAGAATTAGGTGTAAAAGTACAAAAACATCTTATGGATAATTTTGATATCTCAAATAAAACAATTATATTTTGTGTAAAACCTGCAAATGTAGAATGTGTATCTGAAAGATTAGAAGGAAAAGCAAGAGTCGTTTTTTCGGTACTTGCCGGAACTACGATTAAAAAACTACGTGATAATCTAAATCCCGAGGGTGTAGTAAGATGTATGCCAAACCTAGCCGCGTCCGTAGGTGAATCTATGACTACACTTACAGGTGATGAGGAATATAAAAAAGAAGCCCAAGAACTATTAGGTGCAATCGGTCCTACGAGATGGTTAGCAAGTGAAAAAGAACTTGATATTGCAACAGCTCTTGCAGGAAGCGGTCCCGCATACTTAGCACTTATAGCCGAAGCTTTGGCAGACGGTGCGGTAAAACAAGGACTAAAACGTGACGATGCTATGGCGATTATGCGTGGACTATTCGGTGGTTTTGGTAAACTTATTCAAGAGATACACCCTGCACTTTTAAAAGACGGTGTCATGAGTCCCGGCGGTACTACGGCAGCAGGTTACGGTGCATTAGAAGACGGAAATGTTAGAAGTGCATGTATAGATGCTATAAATAAAGCTTACAAAAAAGCAGTAGAGTTATCATAA
- the proB gene encoding glutamate 5-kinase: MKRIVIKVGSAVLTQDNEIAKERMLNLVNLIAKLRKKYEVILVSSGAVAAGYSALRIDKSKQISKKAIAAAGQPILMSSYKKKFDIFAIDTAQILLTEDDFDSRKRTKIFQEIINTHLENRILPIVNENDISSTPEQLFGDNDQLSANVAHAVDADFLIVLSDIDGYYDKNPSEHKDAKLYKVLTELPEGALEDKATPNNPFATGGIVTKLKAADFLMKRGKKMLLTNGFNLSAAESFLLEKKHTLGTLFAPKKKEEE, translated from the coding sequence ATGAAAAGAATAGTAATCAAAGTCGGAAGTGCTGTTTTAACTCAGGATAACGAGATAGCTAAAGAGAGAATGCTCAATCTTGTAAATCTAATAGCAAAGCTTAGAAAAAAATATGAAGTAATTCTTGTATCATCGGGAGCGGTTGCAGCCGGATATTCGGCATTAAGAATTGACAAATCAAAACAAATAAGTAAAAAAGCAATAGCAGCGGCAGGTCAGCCGATACTTATGTCAAGTTACAAAAAAAAGTTTGATATCTTTGCCATAGATACTGCACAAATACTTTTAACCGAAGATGATTTTGACTCAAGAAAAAGAACAAAGATTTTTCAAGAGATCATAAATACTCATCTTGAAAATAGAATATTGCCGATTGTAAATGAAAACGATATCAGTTCAACTCCCGAGCAGCTTTTTGGAGATAATGACCAACTATCTGCAAATGTTGCTCATGCAGTAGATGCAGACTTTTTAATCGTACTTAGCGATATTGACGGATATTACGATAAAAACCCTTCAGAACATAAAGATGCAAAGCTTTATAAAGTTCTTACAGAATTGCCTGAAGGTGCTTTAGAAGATAAAGCTACGCCAAATAATCCTTTTGCGACAGGTGGAATTGTCACAAAACTAAAAGCGGCGGATTTCTTAATGAAACGCGGTAAAAAGATGCTTTTGACAAACGGATTTAATCTAAGCGCGGCAGAGTCGTTTTTATTGGAGAAAAAACACACATTGGGTACTTTGTTTGCACCCAAGAAAAAAGAAGAGGAGTAA
- a CDS encoding EAL domain-containing protein, with protein MNFKLPELSLSKISFLNILITALTFSIVIGFFSIKNTDKYYEYKVKQQEKHYIEKNKKLVKDEVLRVVNRINNLKKILLENQKTSNKKLQKDIQQIIFSELEKDRFGDGDYGYFWIHDLNHIMLLHPNKELIGRNMKNFITHDNQYLFQNIEKLVKEKGHGYISYIWNRPEDINIDDEKTSYVHLIKDWNMIIGSGFYLTELREMLKDEKELIKSSLYENLKENLILIGILIILSILSALFVSKKISKIEASRKEQMNMLKQYKLILDKSAVVSKTDTDGFITYVNSSFSKISGYSKDEIIGKKHNIIRHPESPKSQFRSLWKRIKRGKVWKGLIKNKNKNGNSYFNNTTILPIKNADGDIIEYISAATDVSELIENRTKLKSVFSTDSLTGLGNRVSLIKLISKNKKGVLCLINIDRFKEINDTQGHDTGDNIIKELGDRIFNFLNDDVYTIFRVQADVFAVYTSKENEQEMLNDITDFINIVGIKPYHVNNINIILTYTCGIASGSENIFTYADIALSEAKQKKTRVKTYDASMNNIEKYKQNILWVEKLYKALSDDNIRPFFQPIYNYRTKKVEKYESLMRLIEDDEVVFPGAYLDVAKKTKLYPELTYKIVEKSIDKFSHCEAEFSINLSIEDLMNEELMNFIFDYAIKHNVLNRLVLEIVESEEIEDSDFIAKTIRKFKKQGAKVAIDDFGSGYSNYDYLISLQADYIKIDGSIIKHILEDERTAEVVKSIVNFAQKSNMKTIAEFVSSKEINDKVESLGVDYAQGFYYGKAEPELLSD; from the coding sequence ATGAATTTTAAACTACCTGAATTATCACTTTCAAAAATAAGTTTTCTAAATATACTTATAACAGCTCTGACTTTTAGTATAGTTATAGGCTTTTTTTCCATAAAAAATACTGACAAATACTATGAATATAAAGTTAAACAACAAGAAAAACATTATATTGAAAAAAATAAAAAACTTGTCAAGGATGAAGTTCTAAGAGTCGTAAACAGAATAAACAATTTAAAGAAAATACTTTTAGAAAATCAGAAAACATCTAATAAAAAACTACAAAAAGATATCCAACAAATTATTTTTAGCGAGTTGGAAAAAGACCGTTTTGGAGATGGAGATTATGGATATTTTTGGATTCACGATTTAAATCATATTATGTTGCTACATCCAAATAAGGAACTTATCGGACGCAATATGAAAAACTTCATAACGCATGACAATCAATACCTTTTTCAAAATATTGAAAAATTGGTAAAAGAAAAAGGTCATGGTTATATTAGTTATATTTGGAACAGACCTGAAGATATAAATATAGATGACGAAAAAACATCTTATGTCCATCTAATAAAAGATTGGAACATGATTATAGGTTCAGGTTTTTATTTAACAGAACTAAGAGAGATGCTTAAAGATGAAAAAGAACTAATCAAAAGCTCATTGTATGAAAATTTAAAAGAAAACCTTATTTTGATTGGCATATTAATAATCTTAAGTATTTTATCTGCTTTATTTGTATCAAAAAAAATCTCTAAAATAGAGGCGTCGCGTAAAGAACAAATGAATATGTTAAAGCAGTATAAATTGATTCTTGATAAAAGTGCCGTTGTATCTAAAACTGATACAGACGGTTTTATTACATATGTAAACAGTAGCTTTTCTAAAATCAGCGGATATTCAAAAGATGAAATTATCGGTAAAAAACATAATATTATTCGACATCCCGAATCACCTAAAAGTCAATTTAGATCTCTTTGGAAAAGAATTAAACGTGGGAAAGTTTGGAAAGGTTTAATTAAAAATAAAAATAAAAACGGCAACAGTTATTTTAACAATACAACCATCTTACCTATTAAAAATGCCGATGGGGATATTATAGAGTATATATCGGCGGCTACAGACGTAAGTGAACTGATTGAAAACAGAACAAAACTAAAAAGTGTTTTTAGTACAGATTCACTTACGGGTCTTGGCAATAGAGTTAGTTTGATTAAACTAATCTCTAAAAATAAAAAAGGTGTACTATGTCTTATAAATATAGACAGGTTTAAAGAGATAAATGACACCCAAGGGCACGATACCGGCGATAATATAATCAAAGAACTGGGAGACAGAATATTTAACTTTTTAAATGATGACGTATATACTATATTTAGAGTTCAAGCTGATGTCTTTGCCGTTTATACAAGCAAAGAAAATGAACAAGAGATGCTAAATGATATAACTGACTTTATCAATATAGTCGGTATAAAGCCATATCATGTAAATAATATAAATATAATACTGACATACACCTGTGGAATAGCAAGCGGAAGTGAAAATATTTTTACTTATGCAGATATTGCACTCAGTGAAGCCAAGCAGAAAAAAACAAGGGTTAAAACATATGATGCTTCAATGAATAATATAGAAAAATACAAACAAAATATATTATGGGTTGAAAAACTTTACAAAGCACTCTCAGATGACAATATAAGACCTTTTTTCCAACCTATTTACAACTACCGTACTAAAAAGGTTGAAAAATACGAATCTCTAATGAGACTTATAGAAGATGATGAAGTAGTTTTCCCAGGAGCATATTTAGACGTAGCAAAAAAAACAAAACTTTATCCCGAACTCACATATAAAATCGTAGAAAAATCAATAGATAAGTTTTCTCATTGTGAAGCTGAATTTTCTATAAACTTGAGTATTGAAGATCTTATGAACGAGGAGTTAATGAACTTTATATTTGATTATGCTATTAAACATAACGTGTTAAATCGTTTAGTTTTAGAAATAGTAGAATCTGAAGAGATTGAAGACAGTGATTTTATTGCCAAAACTATAAGAAAATTTAAGAAGCAAGGCGCAAAAGTAGCAATAGACGACTTTGGAAGCGGATACTCAAACTATGATTACCTAATCTCTCTTCAAGCTGATTATATAAAAATTGACGGATCTATTATTAAACATATTTTAGAGGATGAGAGAACGGCAGAAGTTGTGAAATCTATAGTTAATTTTGCTCAAAAATCAAATATGAAAACTATAGCTGAATTTGTAAGTTCAAAAGAGATAAATGATAAAGTAGAATCTTTAGGAGTAGATTATGCTCAGGGTTTCTACTACGGTAAAGCAGAACCTGAACTTTTAAGCGATTGA
- the thrC gene encoding threonine synthase, which produces MNFIQTRGIDPAYPSTVTFSEAILSPIASYGGLYVPENLPNLGLEFLNKHLGSSYKDLAFDLLKKFEIDIDANVILEALDLYDNFDNKNNPVPVVKVKDNLYVSELYHGPTRAFKDMALQPFGRILSSVAQKKNENYLILAATSGDTGPAALETFKNQKNIQMVCIYPANGTSDVQRLQMVTEDAKNLKVIGINGNFDDAQAALKSLLASKSFNDTLKEKNISLSAANSVNFGRIIFQIIYHIHSYLELVRHNAIEMGEKIYINVPSGNFGNILGAFYAKEMGLPVEKLVVSSNKNNILTRFIKTGVYDIKDDELILTTSPAMDILKSSNVERVLFSLYGADRTKELMSDLDNNSKYELTKDELEKLQEIFIADFCDDEEGKHYIKSVFDEGYLMDPHTATCLKAYETVCDPKIKSIVYSTAEWTKFSPVIANALTGEIDTRDLDALSSISREAKVEIPQMIKDLFTKEVTQKTVIEKTDIEKSILNFL; this is translated from the coding sequence ATGAACTTTATTCAGACACGCGGAATTGATCCGGCTTACCCAAGTACGGTTACTTTTTCAGAAGCTATTCTTAGCCCTATCGCATCTTACGGCGGGCTTTACGTACCTGAAAATTTACCTAATTTAGGTTTAGAATTTTTAAATAAACACTTAGGTTCATCATATAAAGATTTAGCATTTGATTTATTAAAAAAATTTGAAATAGATATAGATGCAAATGTTATTTTAGAAGCATTGGATTTATACGATAATTTTGATAATAAAAATAATCCAGTACCTGTAGTAAAAGTAAAAGACAATCTTTATGTAAGTGAACTTTACCATGGTCCTACGCGTGCTTTTAAAGATATGGCTCTTCAACCTTTTGGAAGAATATTATCCTCTGTTGCTCAAAAAAAGAATGAAAACTATTTAATACTTGCCGCTACAAGCGGAGATACGGGTCCTGCAGCATTGGAGACTTTTAAAAATCAAAAAAATATACAGATGGTATGTATATATCCGGCAAACGGTACAAGTGACGTACAACGTCTTCAGATGGTTACAGAAGATGCAAAGAACTTGAAAGTCATAGGTATAAACGGAAACTTCGACGATGCTCAGGCTGCATTAAAATCTCTTTTGGCATCTAAGAGTTTTAATGATACTCTAAAAGAGAAAAATATCTCTCTATCAGCTGCAAATTCGGTAAACTTCGGACGTATAATCTTTCAAATAATTTACCATATACACTCTTATTTGGAACTTGTTCGTCATAATGCTATAGAGATGGGCGAAAAAATCTATATAAATGTGCCAAGTGGAAACTTTGGAAATATTTTAGGTGCTTTTTATGCAAAAGAGATGGGGCTTCCTGTAGAAAAATTGGTAGTATCTTCAAATAAAAACAACATACTTACCCGTTTTATCAAAACAGGTGTTTATGATATTAAAGATGATGAACTTATACTAACAACTTCTCCTGCTATGGATATTTTAAAATCATCAAATGTCGAGAGAGTTTTATTTAGCCTTTACGGTGCAGATAGGACTAAAGAGTTGATGAGTGATTTGGACAATAACTCTAAGTATGAACTTACAAAAGACGAGTTGGAAAAACTTCAAGAGATTTTTATAGCGGATTTCTGTGATGATGAAGAAGGCAAACACTACATCAAGTCTGTATTTGATGAAGGATATTTGATGGATCCGCATACTGCTACGTGTCTTAAAGCATATGAGACAGTGTGTGACCCTAAAATCAAGTCTATAGTATATTCAACTGCTGAGTGGACTAAATTTTCACCCGTAATTGCCAATGCTCTTACAGGAGAAATAGATACTCGTGATTTGGATGCACTGTCTTCAATATCAAGAGAAGCAAAAGTTGAAATTCCACAGATGATAAAAGACTTATTTACAAAAGAGGTAACTCAAAAAACAGTTATAGAAAAAACAGATATAGAAAAAAGTATATTAAACTTTCTATAA
- a CDS encoding murein hydrolase activator EnvC family protein: MIKTIFVLLLVFLSLNAKDNIDAKIDKTSKKIKNFSKTYSSINRKMANNAKKILRQEREIYNQQKYLKKLKEELSLKEQSYQNDTIELLKLKKEQKFLQKSQTEIEHELVFTIAKSVSLSVILEENEASGENALIEIEVLKSMLKKTKAKAKELNEQFYENSKIIAAKKEHVDRLENEIGKIDKKQKQLLQAQTKNKKSLIALQRSEKEYKKELKSLLKKQDTLKQTLSELKIVKLDAIKKAKEDERRRRAFAAKKDQKDLPKVKKPGSSYQKVKTIKYTGPKTITPIYPYTITKKYGTYTDPIYGIKIFNESISMMPKSKNTKVKTVFNGKVIYADKTAVLDNIVIVEHKNGLHTIYANLSQISPNIKKGKKIKKGYTIGRVNDELIFEVTQKSYHINPIRLFE; encoded by the coding sequence ATGATTAAAACAATATTTGTTTTACTTTTAGTTTTTTTATCTTTAAATGCAAAAGATAATATAGATGCAAAAATAGACAAAACATCTAAAAAAATAAAAAACTTTTCAAAAACATATAGCTCTATTAATAGAAAAATGGCTAATAATGCAAAAAAAATATTAAGACAAGAAAGAGAGATATATAACCAACAGAAATATTTGAAAAAATTAAAAGAGGAATTAAGTTTAAAAGAACAAAGTTATCAAAACGATACAATTGAGCTTTTAAAACTAAAAAAAGAACAAAAATTTCTTCAAAAATCACAAACGGAAATAGAACATGAACTTGTATTTACAATAGCTAAAAGTGTCTCTTTAAGTGTAATATTGGAAGAAAACGAAGCTAGTGGAGAAAATGCACTTATAGAGATAGAAGTTCTAAAATCTATGCTTAAAAAAACAAAAGCCAAAGCAAAAGAACTTAATGAACAATTTTATGAAAACTCAAAAATTATAGCTGCAAAAAAAGAACATGTAGATAGATTAGAAAATGAAATAGGTAAAATCGATAAAAAACAAAAACAACTATTACAAGCCCAAACAAAAAATAAAAAATCTTTAATAGCGTTGCAAAGATCCGAAAAAGAGTATAAAAAAGAATTAAAATCATTGTTAAAAAAGCAAGATACGCTTAAGCAAACACTCTCAGAACTAAAAATCGTTAAGTTAGATGCCATAAAAAAAGCAAAAGAAGATGAGCGAAGACGTAGGGCTTTTGCCGCGAAAAAAGATCAAAAAGATCTACCAAAAGTTAAAAAGCCGGGTAGTTCCTATCAAAAAGTTAAAACTATAAAATACACGGGACCTAAAACTATAACTCCTATATATCCATATACGATTACAAAAAAATACGGAACATATACGGATCCTATTTACGGTATTAAAATCTTTAACGAATCAATCTCAATGATGCCAAAAAGTAAAAATACCAAAGTAAAAACAGTATTTAACGGGAAAGTTATATATGCCGATAAAACGGCAGTTCTTGACAATATAGTTATTGTTGAGCATAAAAACGGACTACATACTATATATGCCAATTTATCACAAATATCTCCAAATATTAAAAAAGGAAAAAAGATTAAAAAAGGATATACAATAGGACGTGTAAATGATGAATTGATATTTGAAGTTACTCAAAAATCATACCACATAAATCCTATAAGACTTTTCGAATAG
- a CDS encoding cell division protein FtsX, with translation MKSVKNHLSLIVALMSILFSIQVFIIVERSIDAYKENLAKNYSVVVVSEKHISQSEFLSIDGLIKKAKELSPDSVIKRLNTGMSEKNIDLLRLTLPKFYKLYLTKFPSPKEIKTLRKNLFLNESITKIEDFSNNHDITYKLLVLFKGVISVFAVVVSIVTMLLIVKELRIWQFKHSERMNIMGLFGAPTWLRSAVLFRLSIVDAIISSILIFLLFLYLSTNKFVLEQFQNININIVIFDRVNDFLLLLGVSLALSVLLATMIVLGHKEEV, from the coding sequence TTGAAATCAGTTAAAAATCATCTATCACTTATTGTTGCACTAATGAGTATCTTATTTTCAATTCAAGTGTTTATAATAGTTGAACGCTCCATAGATGCATATAAAGAAAACTTGGCAAAAAATTACTCTGTTGTAGTCGTGAGCGAAAAACATATATCACAAAGTGAGTTTTTATCAATAGACGGCTTGATAAAAAAAGCCAAAGAGTTATCTCCAGACAGTGTAATAAAACGTTTAAATACAGGGATGAGCGAAAAAAATATAGACCTTTTAAGATTAACACTCCCTAAATTTTATAAATTATACTTGACTAAATTTCCTAGTCCAAAAGAGATTAAAACTCTCAGAAAAAATCTTTTTTTAAACGAATCTATAACTAAAATAGAAGATTTTTCAAATAACCATGATATTACCTATAAACTGCTTGTTCTTTTTAAAGGCGTTATATCGGTATTTGCCGTAGTCGTATCCATAGTTACTATGTTGTTGATAGTGAAAGAGCTTAGAATATGGCAGTTTAAGCATTCTGAGAGAATGAATATAATGGGCTTGTTCGGAGCACCGACATGGCTTCGTTCAGCCGTGCTTTTCAGACTTTCAATAGTAGATGCAATAATATCGAGTATATTAATATTTTTACTCTTTTTATATCTCTCTACAAATAAATTTGTTTTAGAACAGTTTCAAAATATAAATATAAATATAGTGATATTCGACAGAGTAAACGATTTTCTTTTACTGCTGGGTGTATCATTGGCATTATCCGTGTTGTTAGCCACTATGATTGTTTTAGGTCATAAAGAAGAAGTATGA
- a CDS encoding DMT family transporter, which translates to MDSGILFMLLSALISALNGAITKILSDDLSALEIVFFRNMIGIVLILWALRIKPHKLVGGKIHMLFLRGFLGFVAMILFFYTITTIPLGEAITLNKTSPLFVSILAYYFLHEHLSKRSILALLIGFLGIVFITKPFGMSISYEHFLGILGGFFAATAYATIKKIKDLYDSRVIVLSFVVIGSVFPAVLFSISPYIDAPASLEFLFPEFILPKSLNIWLLIGFMAFISTLSQWLLTKAYSASKASIIGVISYTNIPFAIGFGYMLGDTFPDILTFCGIALIILGGVLVSKTK; encoded by the coding sequence ATAGACAGCGGCATATTATTTATGCTGCTAAGTGCATTAATATCTGCACTTAACGGAGCTATAACAAAAATTCTTTCAGACGATTTAAGTGCATTAGAAATCGTTTTTTTTAGAAATATGATAGGTATAGTACTTATTCTTTGGGCTCTTCGTATAAAACCTCACAAACTCGTCGGCGGAAAAATACATATGTTGTTTTTACGCGGTTTTTTAGGTTTTGTAGCTATGATACTCTTTTTTTATACTATTACTACTATTCCTCTCGGGGAGGCTATCACACTAAACAAAACATCACCTTTATTCGTATCTATTTTAGCTTATTACTTTTTACACGAGCATCTATCAAAACGTTCAATTTTAGCACTTTTAATAGGTTTTTTAGGGATTGTTTTTATTACTAAACCTTTTGGCATGAGTATATCATATGAGCATTTTTTAGGAATACTCGGCGGATTCTTTGCAGCCACTGCATACGCAACCATTAAAAAAATAAAAGATTTGTATGATTCAAGGGTTATAGTACTCTCTTTTGTCGTTATCGGCAGTGTGTTTCCCGCTGTTTTATTTAGTATATCTCCATATATAGATGCACCTGCTTCTTTAGAGTTTTTGTTTCCTGAGTTTATTCTCCCTAAAAGTTTAAATATATGGTTGCTTATTGGATTTATGGCTTTTATATCTACATTGTCTCAGTGGCTGCTAACAAAAGCTTATTCAGCATCAAAAGCAAGTATTATCGGTGTCATAAGTTATACAAACATCCCTTTTGCAATTGGTTTTGGATATATGTTAGGCGATACTTTTCCCGATATTTTGACATTTTGCGGTATTGCTTTAATTATACTTGGAGGGGTGTTAGTCTCAAAAACCAAATAA